Proteins from one Oryza sativa Japonica Group chromosome 12, ASM3414082v1 genomic window:
- the LOC4351777 gene encoding leucine-rich repeat receptor protein kinase HPCA1, with the protein MGVSPWIIIFLLIVLVQAFVASADTNAQDTSGLNGLAGSWGSAPSNWAGNDPCGDKWIGIICTGNRVTSIRLSSFGLSGTLSGDIQSLSELQYLDLSYNKNLNGPLPSTIGTLSKLQNLILVGCGFTGEIPKEIGQLSNLIFLSLNSNKFTGSIPPSLGGLSKLYWFDLADNQLTGGLPISNATSPGLDNLTSTKHFHFGINQLSGSIPSQIFNSNMKLIHLLLDNNKFSGSIPSTLGLLNTLEVLRFDNNAQLTGPVPTNLKNLTKLAEFHLANSNLTGPLPDLTGMSSLSFVDMSNNSFSASDAPSWITTLPSSLTSLYLENLRISGEVPQSLFSLPSIQTLRLRGNRLNGTLNIADFSSQLQLVDLRDNFITALTVGTQYKKTLMLSGNPYCNQVNDDVHCKATGQSNPALPPYKTTSNCPALPPTCLSTQQLSPTCICSVPYRGTLFFRSPGFSDLGNSSYFIQLEGTMKAKFLNLSLPVDSIAIHDPFVDTNNNLEMSLEVYPSGKDQFSEQDISGIGFILSNQTYKPPSNFGPYYFLGQTYSFANGALQTSKSNTNHIPLIVGASVGGAAVIAALLALTICIARRKRSPKQTEDRSQSYVSWDIKSTSTSTAPQVRGARMFSFDELKKVTNNFSEANDIGTGGYGKVYRGTLPTGQLVAVKRSQQGSLQGNLEFRTEIELLSRVHHKNVVSLVGFCFDQGEQMLVYEYVPNGTLKESLTGKSGVRLDWKRRLRVVLGAAKGIAYLHELADPPIIHRDIKSSNVLLDERLNAKVSDFGLSKLLGEDGRGQITTQVKGTMGYLDPEYYMTQQLTDRSDVYSFGVLLLEVITARKPLERGRYVVREVKEAVDRRKDMYGLHELLDPALGASSALAGLEPYVDLALRCVEESGADRPSMGEAVAEIERIAKVAGAGGAAAAESAASDSMSYAASRTPRHPYGGGGGDSASEYSGGGLPSMRVEPK; encoded by the exons ATGGGGGTTTCTCCATGGATTATCATCTTCTTGTTGATTGTTCTTGTGCAAGCTTTTGTCGCTTCGGCCGATACGAACGCACAGGACA CTTCTGGACTTAACGGGCTTGCAGGTAGCTGGGGCAGCGCACCATCGAATTGGGCTGGCAACGATCCATGTGGAGACAAATGGATTGGGATAATTTGCACCGGGAACCGGGTCACATCCAT AAGACTGTCAAGTTTCGGACTGTCCGGGACGCTTTCCGGGGACATTCAGTCCTTATCAGAATTGCAGTACCT GGACTTATCCTACAACAAGAACTTGAATGGCCCCCTTCCTTCAACCATTGGAACCTTGAGCAAGCTCCAAAACTT AATTCTTGTCGGCTGCGGCTTTACAGGTGAAATACCAAAGGAGATAGGCCAGCTCTCAAACCTGATATTTCT ATCATTGAACTCCAACAAGTTCACTGGTAGCATACCGCCATCGCTTGGCGGCCTCTCAAAGCTATATTGGTTTGATCTGGCTGACAATCAGCTCACTGGAGGACTTCCAATATCCAATGCGACAAGTCCTGGTCTGGACAATCTCACAAGTACTAAGCACTT CCATTTTGGGATAAACCAGCTCTCTGGCAGCATACCTAGCCAGATTTTCAACTCAAATATGAAGCTGATACATCT GCTTCTTGACAACAACAAATTCTCCGGTAGCATCCCTTCTACCTTAGGCCTTCTTAATACACTGGAAGTTCT GCGTTTCGATAACAATGCGCAGTTGACCGGACCGGTTCCTACCAACCTCAAGAACCTAACCAAGCTTGCAGAATT CCATCTAGCAAACAGCAATCTTACTGGTCCATTGCCAGACCTAACTGGAATGAGCTCACTCAGCTTTGT GGACATGAGCAACAACAGCTTCAGTGCATCTGATGCGCCCTCCTGGATAACCACTTTGCCATCGTCATTGACTTCACT GTACCTAGAAAATCTGCGCATCAGTGGGGAGGTACCGCAAAGTCTCTTTAGTCTCCCTTCAATTCAAACACT GAGGCTTCGGGGCAACCGTCTGAATGGCACCCTAAATATAGCAGACTTCAGCAGTCAGCTCCAACTAGTCGATTTGCGGGACAACTTTATCACAGCACTAACTGTAGGAACACAATACAAGAAGACTCTCAT GCTCTCAGGAAATCCATATTGCAACCAAGTGAACGACGACGTGCACTGCAAAGCCACCGGACAATCGAACCCGGCATTGCCACCATACAAGACTACCTCCAACTGCCCTGCCCTGCCTCCCACATGCCTCTCAACCCAGCAGCTGAGCCCAACCTGCATTTGCTCTGTGCCATACAGAGGCACACTCTTCTTCAGATCACCAGGTTTTTCAGACCTGGGCAACAGCTCATACTTCATTCAGCTGGAGGGGACAATGAAAGCCAAGTTCTTGAACCTCAGTCTCCCGGTCGATTCAATTGCGATCCACGACCCGTTTGTCGACACCAACAACAACTTGGAGATGAGCTTGGAGGTGTACCCCAGTGGCAAGGATCAGTTTAGTGAGCAAGACATTTCTGGCATTGGTTTCATCCTGAGTAACCAGACATATAAGCCTCCTTCTAACTTTGGCCCATACTATTTCCTTGGACAGACCTACTCCTTTGCTAATG GGGCGTTGCAAACTTCAAAATCGAACACAAACCACATCCCGCTTATCGTCGGTGCTTCGGTTGGAGGTGCAGCTGTAATTGCAGCATTGCTTGCACTCACAATCTGCATTGCTAGAAGGAAGAGAAGTCCAAAGCAGACTGAAGATAGGAGCCAGTCTTATG TTTCCTGGGACATCAAGAGCACCAGCACTAGCACTGCCCCGCAGGTGCGAGGTGCGAGGATGTTCTCCTTCGACGAGCTGAAGAAGGTCACCAACAACTTCTCGGAGGCCAATGACATCGGCACCGGAGGCTACGGGAAG GTTTACAGGGGAACACTTCCTACTGGTCAGCTGGTTGCCGTGAAGAGATCCCAGCAAGGCTCCCTGCAGGGCAACCTCGAGTTCAGGACTGAGATCGAGCTCCTGTCCAGGGTTCATCACAAGAATGTCGTCAGCCTAGTCGGATTCTGCTTCGACCAGGGCGAGCAGATGCTTGTCTACGAGTATGTCCCCAATGGCACCCTCAAGGAGAGCCTCACAG GGAAATCTGGTGTGAGGCTGGACTGGAAGCGGCGGCTCCGGGTTGTCCTCGGTGCGGCGAAGGGTATCGCCTACCTGCATGAGCTCGCTGACCCTCCGATCATCCACCGTGACATCAAGTCGAGCAATGTTCTCCTCGATGAGCGGCTCAACGCCAAGGTCTCCGACTTCGGCCTGTCCAAGCTTCTCGGCGAAGACGGTCGTGGCCAGATCACCACCCAAGTCAAGGGCACAATG GGGTACCTGGACCCGGAGTACTACATGACGCAGCAGCTGACGGACCGgagcgacgtgtacagcttcggcgtgctgctgctggaggtgaTCACGGCGAGGAAGCCGCTGGAGCGCGGCCGCTACGTGGTCCGGGAGGTCAAGGAGGCGGTGGACCGCCGCAAGGACATGTACGGCCTCCACGAGCTCCTCGACCCCGCGCTGGGGGCCTCCTCGGCGCTCGCCGGCCTCGAGCCGTACGTCGACCTGGCCCTCCGCTGCGTCGAGGAGTCCGGCGCCGACCGCCCCTCCATGGGCGAGGCCGTCGCCGAGATCGAGCGGATCGCCAAGGTGGCCGGCGCTGGgggtgcggccgccgccgagtcgGCGGCGTCGGACTCCATGAGCTACGCCGCTAGCCGGACGCCGCGCCACCcctatggcggcggcggcggcgacagcgcgtCGGAGTATAGCGGCGGCGGGCTGCCGTCGATGAGGGTGGAGCCCAAGTGA
- the LOC4351776 gene encoding glutathione S-transferase → MASSKPILYGAWISSCSHRIRIVLNLKGVDYEYKSVNPRTDPDYEKINPIKYIPALVDGDLVVSDSLAIALYLEDKYPQHALLPKDLKKKALNLQIANIVCSSIQPLQGYAVIGLHEGKLSPDESLQIVQHYIDKGFKAIEKLLEGSNFKYATGDEVQLGDVFLAPQIHAGINRFQIDITKYPNLARLHDTYMEIPAFQAALPKNQPDAPSC, encoded by the exons ATGGCGTCGTCAAAGCCAATCCTGTACGGTGCCTGGATCAGCTCCTGCTCTCACCGAATCCGGATCGTTCTCAATCTCAAAG GTGTGGATTATGAGTACAAGTCAGTCAATCCTCGAACAGATCCAG ACTATGAGAAAATCAATCCAATTAAGTACATACCAGCATTAGTAGATGGAGACCTAGTTGTTTCTGACTCTCTCGCCATTGCATTG taTCTTGAAGATAAATACCCTCAACATGCTCTCCTACCTAAGGATCTCAAAAAGAAAGCTCTTAATCTTCAG ATTGCAAACATAGTTTGTTCAAGCATCCAACCTCTCCAAGGTTATGCTGTAATT GGTTTGCATGAGGGTAAGCTAAGCCCCGATGAGAGTCTTCAGATAGTTCAGCATTATATTGATAAGGGCTTCAAAG CAATCGAAAAGCTTTTAGAAGGATCCAACTTTAAATATGCTACTGGGGACGAAGTTCAATTG GGGGATGTGTTTCTAGCACCACAGATCCATGCTGGCATAAATCGCTTCCAAATTGATATC ACAAAGTACCCAAATTTGGCAAGACTCCATGACACATACATGGAAATTCCTGCATTTCAGGCAGCACTTCCAAAGAATCAGCCAGATGCACCTTCATGCTAA